In one Gammaproteobacteria bacterium genomic region, the following are encoded:
- the aroQ gene encoding type II 3-dehydroquinate dehydratase: protein MANILVVNGPNLNLLGDREPSIYGRTSLNDIIAELETSATKLGHQLSAFQSNAEHELIDRVQQAKVEKVDFLIINPAAFTHSSIALADAISAVAVPFIEIHLSNIFSRESFRQHSYFSAKALGTISGLGAHGYQLALNAADNYLKAMSATPTTRQA from the coding sequence ATGGCTAATATACTGGTCGTTAATGGCCCCAATCTTAATCTGCTCGGTGATCGCGAACCGAGTATCTATGGCCGTACGTCGCTCAACGACATTATTGCTGAGCTTGAAACGAGCGCTACTAAACTTGGCCATCAGCTTAGCGCCTTTCAGAGTAATGCCGAACACGAGCTGATCGACAGGGTGCAACAAGCTAAAGTCGAAAAAGTCGATTTTTTAATTATTAACCCGGCCGCATTCACGCATAGTAGTATTGCGTTAGCTGATGCGATCAGCGCGGTTGCCGTTCCCTTTATCGAAATTCACTTATCCAATATTTTTTCTCGCGAGTCATTTCGCCAGCATTCTTATTTTTCGGCCAAGGCGTTGGGCACGATTAGTGGCCTTGGTGCGCACGGTTACCAACTTGCCCTGAACGCCGCTGACAACTATCTAAAAGCAATGTCAGCAACACCAACCACCAGACAGGCCTAA
- a CDS encoding acetyl-CoA carboxylase biotin carboxyl carrier protein: MDIRKVKKLIELLEESSVNEIEIHEGEESVRISRGSSATTAVITTPGIPMPIAAAPTPAAAVESVAETVASGHIMRAPMVGTFYRSAAPGAKPFVELGAQVNAGDTLCIIEAMKMLNQIEADASGTIKEILGENGQPVEFDQPLFVID, translated from the coding sequence ATGGATATTAGAAAAGTTAAAAAACTCATCGAGTTACTGGAAGAATCGAGCGTTAACGAAATTGAGATTCACGAAGGTGAAGAATCGGTTCGCATAAGCCGCGGCAGTAGCGCCACCACCGCGGTTATCACCACGCCCGGTATACCTATGCCCATTGCCGCAGCTCCAACACCTGCCGCCGCAGTAGAAAGCGTGGCTGAAACCGTTGCCAGTGGGCACATTATGCGCGCACCAATGGTCGGTACTTTTTATCGTTCGGCTGCGCCCGGCGCCAAGCCTTTTGTCGAGCTTGGTGCTCAAGTCAATGCCGGCGACACGCTATGCATCATTGAAGCGATGAAGATGCTTAATCAAATTGAGGCTGACGCCAGCGGCACCATTAAAGAAATTCTCGGCGAAAATGGCCAGCCCGTCGAATTTGATCAACCGCTTTTCGTGATTGACTAA
- the accC gene encoding acetyl-CoA carboxylase biotin carboxylase subunit produces MFDKVLIANRGEIALRILRGCRELGIRTVAVHSTADRDLKHVRLADESVCIGGANSVDSYLNVPALISAAEVTDAIAIHPGYGFLSENADFAERVEQSGFTFIGPRPDTIRAMGDKVSAIATMKKAGIPCVPGSDGPLGNNNETNLRIAREIGYPVIIKAAGGGGGRGMRAVHTEASLLTAISLTRTEAANAFANDMLYMEKYLENPRHIEVQILADEHGNAIHLGERDCSMQRRHQKVIEEAPAPGIDAKTRKKIGSLCTKACRDINYRGVGTFEFLYENGEFYFIEMNTRLQVEHTVTEMITGIDLVKQQLFVAAGEKLSIRQDDVVLSGHAIECRINAEDPESFMPSPGTIKQFHVPGGPGIRIDSHLYSGYTVPPYYDSMIAKLIAHGEDRKSALARMRNALNEIVIDGIKTNIALHQSLIDDSKFAIGGTSIHYLERKLGIS; encoded by the coding sequence ATGTTTGATAAAGTTTTAATTGCCAACCGCGGTGAGATTGCGCTGCGTATATTGCGTGGCTGTCGCGAGCTCGGCATTCGCACTGTCGCCGTTCACTCAACCGCTGACCGTGATCTTAAACATGTGCGCCTGGCTGACGAATCCGTCTGTATCGGTGGCGCCAATTCTGTCGATAGCTACCTTAATGTGCCAGCACTCATCAGCGCTGCCGAGGTTACTGATGCGATTGCGATTCATCCTGGCTACGGTTTTCTCTCTGAGAATGCTGATTTTGCTGAACGCGTTGAGCAAAGTGGCTTTACTTTTATTGGCCCCCGGCCTGACACCATTCGGGCTATGGGCGACAAAGTATCTGCCATTGCGACGATGAAAAAGGCTGGTATTCCTTGCGTCCCTGGCTCTGATGGGCCGCTGGGCAACAACAACGAAACTAATTTACGTATCGCTCGCGAGATTGGCTATCCCGTTATTATTAAAGCGGCTGGCGGTGGTGGTGGCCGCGGTATGCGCGCCGTACATACCGAGGCAAGCCTACTTACGGCTATCTCACTGACACGTACCGAGGCGGCCAATGCCTTTGCTAATGACATGCTCTACATGGAAAAATACCTGGAAAACCCGCGCCATATTGAAGTACAAATATTGGCGGATGAGCACGGTAATGCGATCCACCTTGGCGAGCGTGACTGCTCGATGCAACGCCGCCACCAAAAAGTGATTGAAGAAGCGCCAGCACCCGGCATCGATGCCAAGACCCGAAAAAAAATCGGCTCACTCTGCACTAAAGCCTGTCGTGATATTAACTATCGGGGTGTCGGTACCTTTGAATTTCTTTACGAGAACGGTGAATTTTATTTCATCGAAATGAATACGCGACTACAAGTCGAACATACGGTAACGGAAATGATTACCGGTATTGATTTAGTTAAACAACAACTGTTCGTCGCAGCAGGTGAAAAACTGTCCATACGACAAGATGACGTTGTGCTCAGTGGCCACGCTATTGAATGCCGCATTAACGCCGAAGATCCTGAGAGTTTTATGCCGTCACCTGGCACTATAAAACAGTTTCATGTTCCTGGCGGTCCGGGTATTCGCATCGACTCCCATCTCTACAGTGGCTATACCGTCCCGCCCTATTATGATTCGATGATCGCTAAATTAATTGCCCATGGTGAGGATCGAAAATCGGCTTTAGCGCGCATGCGTAATGCCTTAAATGAAATTGTCATTGACGGTATTAAAACCAATATAGCGCTACACCAAAGCCTGATTGATGACAGCAAATTTGCTATCGGCGGCACCAGCATTCATTACCTCGAACGTAAACTCGGTATTAGCTAA
- the prmA gene encoding 50S ribosomal protein L11 methyltransferase, which yields MNAHAKWLQIIVSVNANHSNAVTEHLESIGALAVTLQDGAEEALYETVPHSESQWQNTKVVGLFTGDQDPSTLAKQFSQLCGERLEPTPVFTIETLQDEAWQRRCLEHVKPMRFGKRLWIIPSWGEHTAPQNARIVSLDPGLAFGTGTHATTSLCLEWIDNCDFANKAVIDYGCGSGILAVAAVKCGANHVHAIDHDDQAIIATAANAEKNQCRSQINTYLPDEFNNQPNSEPVDIVFANILAQPLINLAKTLADLCKQDAKLILSGLLLEHHDCIHNAYSPWFQLAPPREKEGWLLIECTKY from the coding sequence ATGAATGCTCATGCCAAGTGGTTACAAATTATTGTTAGTGTCAACGCCAATCATAGTAATGCGGTTACGGAACACCTAGAGTCTATCGGCGCGCTTGCCGTAACATTGCAAGATGGCGCCGAAGAAGCGCTGTACGAAACCGTACCGCACAGTGAAAGCCAGTGGCAAAACACCAAGGTCGTTGGCTTGTTTACAGGCGACCAAGATCCAAGCACCTTAGCAAAGCAATTCAGCCAACTGTGCGGCGAACGCCTTGAGCCGACACCCGTTTTTACAATCGAAACCTTGCAAGATGAAGCTTGGCAACGGCGCTGTCTCGAACACGTTAAGCCCATGCGTTTTGGCAAACGGCTGTGGATTATCCCCAGTTGGGGCGAACACACTGCGCCGCAGAATGCGCGCATCGTCAGCCTCGATCCCGGCCTGGCCTTTGGTACTGGCACACATGCCACCACCTCGCTCTGCCTGGAATGGATCGATAATTGCGATTTTGCTAACAAAGCAGTCATCGACTACGGTTGTGGCTCAGGCATTTTAGCCGTTGCAGCAGTCAAATGTGGTGCTAACCACGTCCATGCCATCGATCATGATGACCAAGCCATTATTGCCACTGCCGCCAACGCAGAAAAAAACCAATGTCGGAGCCAAATCAACACATACTTACCGGACGAATTTAACAACCAGCCCAATAGCGAGCCTGTGGATATTGTTTTTGCCAATATTCTTGCGCAGCCTTTAATTAATCTTGCCAAAACCTTGGCCGATCTGTGTAAACAAGACGCAAAACTGATACTGTCGGGGCTATTATTAGAACATCACGATTGTATCCACAATGCCTATTCACCGTGGTTTCAACTTGCACCACCGCGCGAAAAAGAGGGTTGGCTATTAATAGAATGTACGAAATACTAG